From the Chitinophagaceae bacterium genome, one window contains:
- a CDS encoding glycosyltransferase family 39 protein, whose translation MKKQQKQVNRSNVIYKKNNEVKIHHKKIDSKIHYWFIGIIAISLFLYAQILSFDFVNLDDIELLVKDKKYFSDISNVWKGFTDSFLYDYYRPILFATFLMDYQLGSIDSVGNTTPFMYHFSNILFHTTACSLLLWFLFLLKYDKTIAFFTTLFFTVHPLFVQAVAWIAGRNDSLLAIFVLLSAIFFIRFVETKQKKHYFLFLLFLLGVLLTKEAGIGLIMVCFAYIFWIKKIDHRKERKLLLQILIGTALVIVIWYIFRKTAIRAAELRGAYRFPHIVYGWEAIKYNYPFLLESVFKFFVPFNISVFPMFSPIPTFLGIGVYILLLIITIFFKIEKKTGLWILLWWFVFLTPPIIFLTTDGRLSDYLEHRIYVPAIGCIIFLNEITQKWKEKAKNNSFLRIFRISALLIILLFGTLSFLHIQNFKNQYTYWESASKTSRHAGVWKILAKQAFEKNEIPLVKKYCLKSLELNPKDIEVCTNLAIISQNNQQYDSALLFYKKILEIDPKHWNTLYYAGLVEYEHKKNYTEAERYWKIAISLNTNETQDYENLIQLLLLQNRIEEAKEYALVLKKKGKDITQIFNQLSK comes from the coding sequence ATGAAAAAACAACAAAAACAAGTCAATAGATCAAATGTAATTTATAAAAAAAATAACGAAGTAAAAATACACCACAAAAAAATAGATTCCAAAATACATTATTGGTTCATTGGGATTATTGCCATTTCTCTTTTTCTATATGCTCAAATACTCAGTTTTGATTTTGTAAATTTGGACGATATAGAGCTCTTAGTGAAAGACAAAAAATACTTTTCAGACATTTCAAATGTATGGAAAGGATTTACAGATTCGTTTCTCTATGATTATTATCGTCCCATTTTATTTGCTACATTTTTAATGGACTATCAATTGGGAAGCATAGATTCCGTAGGTAATACCACTCCATTTATGTATCATTTTTCTAATATCTTATTTCATACTACTGCTTGTTCCCTCTTATTATGGTTCTTATTTCTTTTGAAATATGATAAAACCATAGCATTTTTTACTACTTTGTTTTTTACGGTTCATCCTTTATTTGTGCAGGCAGTCGCTTGGATAGCAGGACGAAATGATTCTCTGCTAGCAATATTCGTTCTTTTGAGTGCTATCTTTTTTATTCGTTTTGTAGAAACCAAACAAAAAAAACATTATTTCCTCTTTCTTTTATTTCTTTTAGGAGTATTACTTACAAAAGAAGCAGGTATAGGATTAATAATGGTTTGCTTTGCCTATATATTTTGGATAAAAAAAATAGACCACAGAAAAGAAAGAAAATTACTATTACAAATTCTGATAGGGACGGCTCTTGTTATTGTAATATGGTATATTTTCAGAAAAACAGCTATAAGAGCAGCAGAATTACGAGGAGCTTATCGGTTTCCTCACATTGTTTACGGATGGGAAGCAATAAAATATAACTATCCTTTTTTATTAGAATCTGTCTTTAAATTTTTTGTACCATTCAATATATCTGTTTTTCCAATGTTTTCTCCCATTCCTACTTTTTTGGGAATAGGGGTTTATATATTACTGTTGATAATAACTATTTTTTTTAAAATAGAGAAGAAAACAGGATTATGGATACTACTTTGGTGGTTTGTATTTTTAACTCCTCCTATTATTTTTTTAACTACTGATGGGCGTTTGAGTGATTATTTAGAACATAGAATTTATGTTCCTGCAATAGGATGTATTATTTTTTTGAATGAAATCACTCAAAAATGGAAAGAAAAAGCAAAAAATAATTCTTTTTTGCGTATATTTAGAATTTCTGCTCTTTTAATAATACTTTTATTTGGCACTCTTTCTTTCTTGCATATTCAAAATTTCAAAAACCAATATACTTATTGGGAAAGCGCCAGTAAAACCTCTCGTCACGCGGGTGTATGGAAAATTTTGGCTAAACAAGCTTTCGAAAAAAATGAAATACCATTAGTAAAAAAGTATTGTCTTAAGTCATTAGAACTCAACCCGAAAGATATTGAAGTATGCACAAATCTTGCCATTATAAGTCAAAATAATCAACAGTATGATAGCGCTTTACTGTTTTATAAAAAAATTTTAGAAATAGATCCAAAACATTGGAACACTCTTTACTATGCGGGACTTGTAGAATATGAACACAAAAAAAATTATACAGAGGCAGAAAGATATTGGAAAATAGCAATATCCCTCAATACAAATGAAACACAAGATTATGAAAATTTAATACAATTACTCCTTTTGCAAAACAGAATAGAAGAAGCCAAAGAATATGCTCTCGTTTTGAAAAAAAAAGGAAAGGACATCACACAGATTTTTAATCAATTATCAAAATAA
- the pckA gene encoding phosphoenolpyruvate carboxykinase (ATP), which translates to MRHIKLIQELHKLGITGYHEISYNPTYEELFQAETSSQAKGFEKGVLTDVGAVAVKTGVFTGRSPKDRYIVKDSTTENTIYWDKKVNFPTTIEVWNDLKSVVLKKLSKSKKLYVVDTFCGTNESTRLKVRFIMEVAWQAHFVTNMFIRPCNYELETFGTPDFIVMNGSKTNNPNWKEQGLNSENFILFNLTEKIQIIGGTWYGGEMKKGLFSLMNYYLPLKGIASMHCSANVGEKGDVAIFFGLSGTGKTTLSADPKRYLIGDDEHGWDDNGIFNYEGGCYAKVVRLSEENEPDIWKAIRRDALLENVVVDEDGYIDYEDTSITENSRVSYPIYHINKIILPSRAGHAQKIIYLSADAFGVLPPVSILTDDQAQYHFLSGYTSKLAGTERGITTPEPSFSPAFGEAFLTLHPTMYSQTLVAKMKQHNAKAYLVNTGWNGTGKRISLKNTRAIIDAIIDGSIERAETSHIPFLNLTIPNSLPNVETEILDPRNTYTDKKEWEKRAKNLSLKYRENFKQYTDTEEGKRLVHAGPKA; encoded by the coding sequence ATGAGGCATATAAAGCTTATACAAGAATTACACAAACTAGGGATAACGGGCTATCATGAAATATCCTATAATCCAACATACGAAGAACTTTTTCAAGCTGAAACTTCCTCGCAGGCGAAGGGCTTTGAAAAAGGAGTATTAACAGATGTAGGAGCCGTAGCAGTAAAAACAGGTGTTTTTACGGGAAGATCCCCAAAAGATAGGTATATAGTAAAAGATAGTACCACAGAAAATACTATTTATTGGGATAAAAAAGTAAATTTTCCTACCACCATAGAAGTATGGAATGACTTAAAATCAGTAGTTTTGAAAAAACTATCCAAATCAAAAAAACTCTATGTAGTAGATACTTTTTGCGGTACGAATGAAAGCACCCGATTAAAAGTAAGATTTATAATGGAAGTAGCATGGCAGGCACATTTCGTAACAAATATGTTCATTCGTCCTTGTAATTATGAATTAGAAACCTTTGGAACACCTGACTTTATTGTTATGAACGGCTCTAAAACAAATAACCCCAATTGGAAAGAACAAGGACTTAATTCAGAAAATTTTATTCTTTTTAATCTTACAGAAAAAATTCAAATTATTGGCGGAACTTGGTATGGAGGGGAGATGAAAAAAGGACTTTTTTCATTAATGAATTATTACCTTCCTCTCAAAGGAATTGCTTCTATGCATTGTTCTGCAAACGTAGGAGAAAAAGGAGATGTTGCCATATTTTTCGGATTATCGGGAACAGGAAAAACTACTCTTTCCGCTGATCCAAAACGTTACCTTATAGGTGATGATGAACACGGATGGGATGATAATGGCATATTTAACTACGAAGGAGGATGTTATGCAAAGGTAGTCCGTCTCTCTGAAGAAAATGAACCTGATATATGGAAAGCCATTAGACGCGATGCTCTTTTAGAAAATGTGGTAGTGGACGAAGATGGATATATTGATTATGAGGATACTTCCATTACAGAAAATTCTCGGGTTTCTTATCCTATTTATCACATAAATAAAATAATACTCCCCTCACGTGCAGGGCATGCCCAAAAGATAATTTATTTATCTGCCGATGCTTTTGGGGTTTTACCCCCCGTTTCTATATTAACAGATGACCAAGCACAGTATCATTTTTTATCGGGCTATACTTCTAAGCTTGCGGGAACAGAAAGAGGTATTACAACCCCCGAACCATCTTTTTCTCCTGCTTTTGGAGAAGCATTTCTAACTCTGCATCCAACTATGTATTCTCAAACTCTCGTCGCAAAAATGAAACAGCATAATGCTAAAGCGTATCTTGTAAATACGGGATGGAACGGAACGGGCAAAAGAATCTCTCTTAAAAATACCCGTGCTATTATTGATGCTATCATAGACGGAAGTATAGAAAGGGCAGAAACCTCTCACATTCCCTTTCTGAACCTTACTATTCCTAACTCTCTTCCAAATGTAGAAACAGAGATATTAGACCCACGAAATACCTACACAGATAAAAAAGAATGGGAAAAAAGAGCCAAAAATCTTTCTCTCAAATATAGAGAAAATTTTAAACAATATACCGATACAGAAGAGGGAAAACGACTCGTACATGCAGGACCAAAAGCATAA
- the rlmB gene encoding 23S rRNA (guanosine(2251)-2'-O)-methyltransferase RlmB: MNHHSSHPKFEVIYGTRPILEAVRAGKQIDRVLIQHNIKNEQITNLIKELVFQGIVFQRVSVEKFLSVKDKNHQGVMAFVSPIVFADIHRIVSFLFNEGKDGLFLLLDSITDVRNFGAIVRTAEAAGVDAIIIPDKGSAQISEDAMKTSAGALNYIQICRVSDVSDTVLYLKESGFQIVACTEIADKYFYEASFVQPTVIILGAEDTGISGKILSQASEQIKINMLGKIESLNVSVAAGVILYECLRQRITNTIPIRKR; this comes from the coding sequence ATGAATCATCATTCATCTCATCCAAAATTTGAAGTAATATACGGAACAAGACCTATTTTAGAGGCAGTGAGAGCGGGAAAACAAATAGATAGAGTGCTTATCCAACATAATATAAAAAATGAGCAAATAACTAATCTGATAAAAGAATTAGTGTTTCAAGGCATTGTTTTTCAGAGAGTCTCAGTTGAAAAATTTTTGAGCGTAAAGGATAAAAATCACCAGGGGGTAATGGCTTTTGTCTCCCCTATCGTTTTTGCGGATATACATAGGATTGTTTCTTTTCTCTTTAACGAGGGGAAAGATGGTCTTTTTTTACTATTAGATAGTATAACAGATGTTCGTAATTTTGGAGCAATAGTAAGAACAGCGGAAGCAGCGGGAGTAGATGCTATCATTATTCCTGATAAAGGGTCAGCTCAGATAAGTGAAGATGCAATGAAAACATCAGCTGGAGCTTTGAATTATATTCAGATTTGCAGGGTTTCAGATGTATCAGATACTGTTTTATATCTAAAAGAATCAGGGTTTCAGATTGTTGCTTGCACAGAAATAGCGGATAAATATTTTTATGAAGCATCTTTTGTGCAGCCTACTGTTATTATTTTAGGAGCAGAAGATACGGGTATTTCGGGAAAAATACTTTCTCAAGCATCAGAGCAAATAAAAATAAATATGCTTGGGAAAATAGAGTCACTGAATGTTTCTGTTGCGGCAGGTGTTATTTTATATGAGTGCCTTCGGCAAAGAATCACAAACACTATTCCTATTCGGAAGCGTTAA
- a CDS encoding LacI family DNA-binding transcriptional regulator: protein MKKKNITIIDIAKEINVSPSTVSRALNQNSKISQETIDLVKKKAEELNYTPNLIARGLRENKTNTIGVIIPEVVHFFFSSVLSGIEEVTKKYKYNVILTQSQEMFEKEVLNVNTLLSSHVDGFLISMAWHTLKTHHFENILKKNIPLVFFDRVCESIETHKVITDDRKGAYEATKHLIGQGCKSIVHLTSSDNLNVSIMRRNGYIDALKEYNIPIREDLIIAGKGEPFTDGEEQIQVLIDRKIHFDGIFAHNDLTALGAMGVLKQKNIKIPEEVAVVGYSDWQLSSFVEPSLSSVSQNGFEMGKKSAEILIQQIKKPTFFNPITEVIHTQLMIRKSSQKNN from the coding sequence ATGAAAAAAAAAAATATTACTATTATTGATATAGCAAAAGAAATCAATGTATCCCCTTCTACTGTTTCCCGTGCTTTAAACCAAAATTCTAAAATAAGTCAAGAAACTATAGATTTAGTAAAGAAAAAAGCGGAAGAACTGAACTATACTCCTAATCTGATAGCACGAGGATTGAGAGAAAATAAAACAAACACTATTGGTGTTATTATTCCCGAAGTAGTTCATTTTTTCTTTTCTTCCGTTCTAAGTGGTATAGAAGAAGTAACTAAAAAATACAAGTATAATGTCATTCTCACACAATCTCAAGAGATGTTTGAAAAAGAAGTTTTAAATGTAAATACTCTTTTATCAAGTCATGTAGATGGTTTTCTTATTTCTATGGCATGGCATACTCTCAAAACACATCATTTTGAAAACATACTCAAAAAAAATATTCCTCTTGTCTTTTTTGACAGAGTATGTGAAAGCATTGAAACTCATAAAGTGATAACAGATGATAGAAAAGGAGCCTATGAAGCGACAAAACATCTTATAGGGCAGGGGTGTAAAAGTATTGTTCACCTCACCAGCTCGGATAATCTCAACGTTTCCATAATGAGAAGAAATGGGTATATAGATGCTCTCAAAGAATACAATATTCCTATAAGAGAGGATCTTATAATTGCGGGAAAAGGGGAACCATTTACAGATGGGGAGGAACAAATACAAGTATTAATAGATAGAAAAATACATTTTGATGGTATATTTGCTCATAATGATCTGACAGCACTTGGGGCAATGGGGGTATTAAAGCAAAAAAACATAAAAATCCCTGAAGAAGTAGCAGTAGTGGGATATAGTGATTGGCAATTATCATCTTTTGTAGAACCATCTCTGAGTTCAGTTTCCCAAAATGGATTTGAAATGGGAAAGAAGTCCGCAGAAATTTTAATACAACAAATTAAAAAACCTACTTTTTTTAATCCTATTACAGAAGTAATACATACACAATTGATGATACGAAAATCATCTCAAAAAAATAACTAA
- a CDS encoding dihydrofolate reductase, which produces MVISHIVSVDENNVIGNENKIPWNIPNDRVYFKNKTIGHHILMGRKTYDSIGKVLPKRTSLIVSSQKNLIIPDTFVFNSVESAVSFAKKNNETDLFIIGGSEIYNLTEHIIDTIYLTKVHHTFIGDVKYDIEIGLWKEIKKCFVKRDEKNPYDHSFIELVRKK; this is translated from the coding sequence ATGGTAATATCACATATAGTATCTGTAGATGAAAACAATGTTATAGGAAATGAGAATAAGATTCCATGGAATATTCCAAACGATAGAGTTTATTTTAAGAATAAAACAATAGGGCATCATATTCTCATGGGGAGGAAAACTTACGATTCTATAGGAAAAGTATTGCCAAAACGTACTTCTCTTATTGTAAGTAGCCAAAAAAATCTGATAATTCCGGATACTTTTGTTTTTAATAGTGTAGAAAGTGCGGTTTCTTTTGCAAAAAAAAACAATGAAACAGACCTTTTTATTATAGGAGGAAGTGAAATATACAATCTCACAGAGCATATTATTGATACCATATACCTCACTAAAGTACACCATACTTTTATTGGGGATGTAAAATATGATATAGAAATTGGGTTGTGGAAAGAAATAAAAAAATGCTTTGTAAAAAGAGATGAGAAAAACCCATATGACCATTCTTTTATAGAATTAGTAAGAAAAAAATAA
- a CDS encoding CPBP family intramembrane metalloprotease produces the protein MKKIYKQLVIFIKNDVKLLYVLWLFLFVGGIIFTSYYLNFYNILISYRRKGIYPFLIFVFYGITYLYALIGYAFLYKKWDIFVQKKLYFAMIAVLLSITLNRSVYVDQVLVEKNVPYPFMAYVFRITTQFSGIIYYFVPLYIYWYIFDRKKHPLYGFHYQKNVWKTYILLLICMIPLLAAASFTSSFLRMYPLYKDYGFSEAVNIPEWVSVSVFEFLYASGFVMVEFVFRGFLILAMQEVLGIHGVLPMATIYCVFHMGKPLVEFISSFFGGTLLGVVTYHSKSIYGGIFVHIGIALLMELFAFLQKTYLHLIQ, from the coding sequence ATGAAGAAAATTTATAAACAATTAGTGATATTTATCAAGAATGATGTAAAGTTGTTGTATGTTCTTTGGTTATTTTTGTTTGTAGGGGGTATTATTTTTACATCGTATTATTTAAATTTTTATAATATCCTTATTTCTTACAGAAGAAAAGGTATATATCCTTTTCTTATTTTTGTTTTCTATGGTATTACATATCTGTATGCCCTTATTGGCTACGCTTTCTTGTATAAAAAATGGGATATTTTTGTTCAAAAGAAACTTTATTTTGCTATGATAGCGGTATTGCTTTCTATTACTCTCAATAGAAGTGTGTATGTAGACCAAGTGTTAGTAGAAAAGAATGTTCCTTACCCATTTATGGCTTATGTATTCAGAATTACCACTCAGTTTTCGGGTATTATCTATTATTTTGTTCCTCTTTATATATATTGGTATATTTTTGATAGAAAAAAGCATCCATTATATGGCTTTCATTATCAAAAAAATGTTTGGAAAACCTATATTTTATTATTAATATGTATGATACCACTTTTAGCGGCGGCTTCTTTCACATCAAGTTTTTTAAGAATGTATCCTCTTTACAAAGATTATGGGTTTAGTGAGGCAGTAAACATACCTGAGTGGGTAAGTGTTTCTGTATTTGAGTTTTTGTATGCTTCGGGTTTTGTGATGGTGGAGTTTGTTTTTAGGGGATTTCTCATATTAGCAATGCAAGAAGTATTAGGTATTCATGGTGTTTTACCTATGGCGACTATTTACTGTGTATTTCACATGGGTAAACCTCTTGTGGAGTTTATTAGCTCCTTTTTTGGAGGGACTCTCTTAGGAGTAGTAACCTACCATTCTAAATCTATTTATGGTGGGATATTTGTTCATATAGGAATAGCACTTTTGATGGAATTATTTGCGTTTTTACAGAAAACATACCTTCACCTTATTCAATAA
- the ribD gene encoding bifunctional diaminohydroxyphosphoribosylaminopyrimidine deaminase/5-amino-6-(5-phosphoribosylamino)uracil reductase RibD, with protein MNDFEKIMIRGIQLAELGLGKVSPNPLVGCVVMKDDKIIGEGWHKVYGESHAEVNALKNIDAEGSTVFVTLEPCSHFGKTPPCTDFLIQKKVKKVLIASLDPNPLINGRGIQKLKDAGIEIEMNCLEKEAKWMNRRFFTFFNKQRPYIILKWAQTFNGSIADKNFRSQWISNKYSRKIVHKWRTEEDAVLVGYNTALYDNPLLTARDWEGRNPTRIVLDEYNALSDANIHIFNTDANTLIFNSIIEKEIKNCRWIRLEKEYFIENLLKTLHTLHIQSVLVEGGSKTLSKFIHKNIWDEARVFYCSQKMDIGVAAPSLNGDIIQNDSIFDDTLLVYKNNEV; from the coding sequence ATGAACGATTTTGAAAAAATAATGATCAGAGGCATTCAATTAGCAGAGTTAGGTTTGGGAAAAGTAAGCCCAAACCCACTTGTAGGGTGTGTGGTGATGAAAGATGACAAAATTATAGGAGAAGGATGGCACAAAGTATACGGAGAATCTCACGCCGAAGTAAACGCTCTCAAAAATATAGATGCAGAAGGCAGCACTGTTTTTGTTACTTTAGAACCCTGCTCCCATTTTGGTAAGACACCACCCTGTACTGACTTCTTAATACAGAAAAAAGTCAAAAAAGTACTCATTGCCTCTCTTGATCCGAATCCATTAATAAACGGAAGAGGAATCCAAAAACTCAAAGACGCAGGTATAGAAATAGAAATGAACTGTTTAGAAAAAGAAGCCAAATGGATGAACAGAAGATTTTTTACTTTTTTCAACAAACAAAGACCCTATATTATACTCAAATGGGCTCAAACCTTCAATGGATCTATTGCTGATAAAAATTTTCGCTCCCAATGGATAAGTAATAAATATTCTCGCAAAATAGTGCATAAATGGAGAACGGAAGAAGACGCTGTTTTAGTCGGATACAACACTGCCCTCTATGATAACCCTCTCTTAACCGCAAGAGATTGGGAAGGCAGAAATCCTACACGCATTGTTTTAGACGAATACAATGCACTATCCGATGCCAATATTCACATCTTTAATACAGATGCAAATACTCTCATTTTTAATAGCATTATAGAAAAAGAAATAAAAAACTGCCGTTGGATTCGTTTAGAAAAAGAGTATTTTATAGAGAATCTTTTAAAAACATTACACACCCTCCACATACAATCAGTTTTAGTAGAAGGAGGAAGTAAAACCCTTTCCAAATTTATTCATAAAAATATATGGGATGAAGCACGAGTATTTTACTGCTCTCAAAAAATGGACATAGGAGTAGCTGCTCCTTCTCTGAATGGTGATATTATACAGAACGATTCTATCTTTGACGATACACTACTCGTGTATAAAAATAATGAAGTATAA
- a CDS encoding Uma2 family endonuclease — MSIQKIKREELDSLIQDASVRTKRKPTDLEKKEGMKRFLKQNRADQKSEYIAGETIMHSPAVAFHTVVRKNIEMYIHEHIGTTGKGMVQSEKAAIIFGYNVFEPDVVYWNETVNIEKKTLVHPIPHFIAEVLSPSTKGRDRTLKKNNYEKSQVQEYWIVDTDKQTIQQYVIDKETKKYVLHKTYFEKDTIESVAIEGFYVSLEAVFSYRMPSGPYKIILQKRAEEILKKSEQEKQQAIEREQQA; from the coding sequence ATGTCTATACAAAAAATAAAAAGAGAGGAATTGGATTCTCTTATTCAAGATGCATCGGTAAGAACCAAAAGAAAACCGACTGACTTAGAAAAAAAAGAAGGGATGAAGAGATTTTTAAAACAAAATCGTGCAGACCAAAAAAGTGAGTATATAGCAGGGGAAACAATTATGCACTCACCTGCTGTTGCGTTTCATACCGTGGTTCGCAAAAACATAGAGATGTATATCCATGAACATATTGGAACCACAGGAAAAGGAATGGTACAATCAGAAAAAGCAGCCATTATATTTGGATACAACGTCTTCGAGCCAGATGTAGTTTACTGGAACGAAACCGTAAATATTGAAAAAAAAACCTTAGTACATCCTATTCCTCATTTTATAGCGGAGGTATTATCTCCCAGCACGAAAGGAAGAGACCGAACATTAAAAAAAAATAACTACGAGAAAAGCCAAGTCCAAGAATATTGGATAGTAGACACAGACAAACAAACTATACAACAATATGTTATAGATAAAGAAACAAAAAAATATGTTCTTCACAAAACATACTTTGAAAAAGATACGATTGAGAGTGTTGCAATAGAAGGATTTTATGTTTCCTTAGAAGCTGTTTTTTCGTATCGGATGCCCTCAGGACCTTATAAAATAATTCTTCAAAAAAGAGCAGAAGAAATCTTAAAAAAATCGGAACAAGAAAAACAACAAGCAATAGAAAGAGAACAACAAGCAAT
- the recG gene encoding ATP-dependent DNA helicase RecG, with product MASFFQTDIERIKGVGPAKAAILKKEVSLFVFADMIQYYPFRYEDRTHFYKINEIDEEYESVQVIGTIAHIELAGDNHRMRLIAKLKDETGQLELIWFQGVNWLLKTLQKGAKYVVYGKPNAFNNSINILHPEIEILTERNSKGGFMHPVYHSTEVMKKWSLDSKGIAKIQQTLLPLVIPHIQENLPAYILTEQKLIPKSTALKNIHFPESDDSLLAAKKRLKFEELFYLQLKLIALKNNRKQKSKGFLFGKTELLTKFYKEHIPFELTNAQKRVIKEIFADLKSGKQMNRLLQGDVGSGKTIVAFIIILIALDNGYQTAIMAPTEILTEQHFREIGKFSELLGIKIAKLTSSTKKKEKKEILKTLATGELQIIVGTHALIEESVVFQKLGMIIIDEQHRFGVEQRAKLWKKSHELAPHVLVMTATPIPRTLAMTVYGDLDISTIDELPAGRKNIKTHYQSDANRLRVFGFIKEQIKQGRQAFIVYPLIEESEKVDLKYLMDGYESITRAFPEYFIGILHGKMTSEAKELEMMRFLKNETQIMVATTVIEVGIDIPNATIMVIENAERFGLSQLHQLRGRVGRAEHQSFCILMAGTKVTKEGRERLETMVRTNDGFEIARVDLKLRGPGDIMGTKQSGILDLMIADLNEDAPLLQKCRECAEQIIHEDPEFLLQKNEVIKKHILALDTQSNNWSKIS from the coding sequence ATGGCTTCTTTTTTTCAAACAGATATAGAAAGAATAAAAGGAGTAGGACCCGCTAAAGCAGCTATTCTCAAAAAAGAAGTTTCGCTTTTTGTCTTCGCTGATATGATTCAATACTATCCTTTTCGGTATGAAGATAGAACTCATTTCTATAAAATAAATGAAATAGATGAAGAATATGAATCTGTACAAGTTATTGGAACTATAGCTCACATAGAATTAGCAGGAGATAACCATAGAATGCGACTCATAGCAAAACTAAAAGACGAAACAGGACAATTAGAATTGATATGGTTTCAAGGGGTCAATTGGCTCCTGAAAACTCTCCAAAAAGGTGCCAAATATGTTGTCTATGGAAAACCAAATGCTTTTAATAATTCCATCAATATCTTACATCCCGAGATAGAAATTCTTACCGAAAGAAATTCCAAAGGCGGATTTATGCACCCCGTGTACCATTCTACCGAAGTAATGAAAAAATGGTCTTTGGACAGCAAAGGAATTGCAAAAATACAACAAACCCTCCTCCCTTTAGTAATACCCCATATACAAGAAAATTTACCCGCTTACATCCTCACAGAACAAAAACTTATCCCCAAATCTACTGCTCTCAAAAATATCCACTTTCCCGAAAGTGATGACTCCCTTCTTGCTGCTAAAAAACGACTCAAATTTGAAGAACTCTTCTATTTACAACTAAAACTCATCGCTTTAAAAAATAATAGAAAACAAAAATCAAAGGGATTCCTATTTGGTAAAACAGAACTCTTAACAAAATTTTATAAAGAGCATATTCCCTTCGAACTCACCAATGCACAAAAAAGAGTGATTAAAGAAATTTTTGCTGACTTGAAATCAGGAAAACAAATGAATCGCCTCCTGCAAGGAGATGTAGGAAGCGGTAAAACAATAGTTGCCTTTATTATTATTTTAATAGCTTTAGATAATGGATATCAGACAGCTATAATGGCACCTACAGAAATTCTGACAGAACAACATTTTAGAGAAATTGGTAAATTCAGCGAACTTTTGGGAATCAAAATCGCAAAACTTACCAGCTCCACAAAAAAAAAAGAAAAAAAAGAAATTCTAAAAACCCTCGCCACAGGAGAACTCCAGATTATTGTAGGAACGCACGCATTGATAGAAGAGAGCGTGGTATTTCAAAAACTCGGTATGATTATTATAGATGAGCAACACCGATTTGGAGTAGAACAAAGAGCAAAACTCTGGAAAAAAAGTCACGAACTTGCTCCACACGTATTAGTAATGACAGCAACCCCCATCCCGAGAACACTTGCGATGACTGTATATGGAGATTTAGATATATCTACCATAGATGAACTGCCCGCAGGCAGAAAAAATATCAAAACTCATTACCAATCTGATGCCAATCGACTACGTGTTTTTGGGTTTATCAAAGAACAAATAAAACAAGGAAGACAGGCATTTATCGTTTATCCACTCATAGAAGAATCAGAAAAAGTAGACCTCAAATATCTTATGGACGGATACGAAAGTATTACCCGTGCTTTTCCCGAATACTTTATTGGAATACTACACGGAAAAATGACATCCGAAGCAAAAGAACTGGAAATGATGCGATTCTTAAAAAATGAAACACAAATAATGGTGGCTACCACCGTTATAGAAGTAGGAATCGACATACCCAACGCCACTATTATGGTTATAGAAAATGCAGAAAGATTTGGACTATCTCAATTACATCAATTGAGAGGAAGAGTCGGAAGAGCAGAACATCAATCATTTTGCATCCTGATGGCAGGAACAAAAGTAACAAAAGAAGGAAGAGAACGCTTAGAAACAATGGTAAGAACCAACGATGGATTCGAAATAGCAAGAGTAGACCTCAAACTAAGGGGACCAGGAGACATTATGGGAACAAAACAAAGCGGAATATTAGACCTTATGATTGCAGACTTGAACGAAGATGCTCCTCTTTTACAAAAATGCAGAGAATGTGCTGAACAAATAATCCACGAAGACCCCGAATTCCTCCTGCAAAAGAACGAAGTTATCAAAAAACATATCCTTGCATTGGACACACAAAGCAATAATTGGAGTAAAATTAGCTAA